The following proteins come from a genomic window of Botrytis cinerea B05.10 chromosome 14, complete sequence:
- the Bcimp4 gene encoding Bcimp4 — MIRKQARQRRDYLYRRALTLRDAEISEKRAKLRASLASGKPLDPSIANDKKLREDYKYDESRPDLTANEELDLDDEYAQLSGIVDPRVLITTSRDPSSRLSAFAKEIRLLIPTSIRLNRGNLILPSLITSAQASGLSDIILLHEHRGTPTALTLSHFPHGPTISFSLHNVVLRHDIPNSSRGTVSESYPHLIFEGFTSRLGLRIVKILKHIFPPREAITNKTKIGSRVVTFKNIEDSIEVRHHVFVKTGYQNVELAEVGPRMTMRCFEIRGGTLENKDGDVEWRMNQYTRTSKKKDYL, encoded by the exons ATGATT CGCAAACAAGCTCGACAGCGACGAGATTACCTCTACCGAAGAGCCTTAACCCTTCGAGATGCTGAGATCAGTGAAAAGCGCGCAAAGCTTCGAGCTTCTCTAGCATCAGGCAAGCCCCTAGATCCATCGATTGCGAATGATAAAAAACTACGAGAAGACTATAAATATGATGAATCCCGGCCAGATTTGACAGCAAACGAGGAACTTGACTTGGATGATGAATACGCTCAACTTTCTGGAATCGTTGATCCTAGAGTACTGATCACAACTTCAAGAGATCCTTCATCAAGACTTTCTGCCTTTGCAAAAGAGATCAGATTATTGATCCCAACGTCAATCCGTCTAAATCGAGGAAATCTTATTCTACCAAGTCTAATTACATCCGCCCAAGCATCTGGACTTTCCGATATCATCCTCCTCCATGAACATCGTGGTACACCAACAGCCTTGACACTATCTCACTTCCCGCATGGACCCACGATATCATTCTCTCTACACAATGTTGTTTTGCGCCATGACATTCCCAACAGCTCCCGTGGTACGGTCAGCGAGTCTTATCCCCATCTAATCTTTGAAGGCTTTACGTCAAGATTGGGTCTTCGAATCGTCAAAATCTTGAAACATATATTCCCCCCAAGAGAAGCGATTACAAACAAAACGAAAATCGGAAGCAGAGTTGTCACATTcaagaatattgaagataGTATCGAAGTTCGACACCACGTGTTCGTTAAGACAGGATACCAAAATGTGGAACTCGCAGAAGTTGGACCTCGTATGACGATGAGATGCTTTGAAATTAGAGGAGGAACGTTGGAGAATAAGGATGGCGATGTTGAATGGAGGATGAACCAATATACGAGAActtccaagaagaaggacTACCTGTGA